A part of Pirellulales bacterium genomic DNA contains:
- a CDS encoding PVC-type heme-binding CxxCH protein, translating to MRIPVLCPLALIVAAVFLVSAGAAAEPDRGGVLPLGADGKPLNLGFETGTLRDWKAEGEAFAGQPVEGDTVFARRGDMRSQHVGRFWIGTYERRQDPPQGTLASVAFKVTHPYCSFLVAGGPHPETCVQLVRKDTGKVVYQTSGETTEDLKPVTVDLRDYVGKEIFIRLVDRHSGGWGHINFDDFRFHDTKPAYPTRPAAQPPDVFAHAGLSPEEAAKAMTVPDGFKVTLFAGEPDVVQPITQAIDDRGRLWVAEAYSYPHRVPEAEAHDRILIFEDEDGDGHFDRRKVFIDKLNLVSGLEVGFGGVWVGMAPYFLFIPDRDGDDVPDAKPQVLLDGWGSHDTHETLNSFIWGPDGWLYGCHGVFTHSRVGKPGTPDAERTPINAGLWRYHPTKHRFEVFAHGTSNPWGVDFNDQGQAFLTACVIPHLYHMIQGGRYQRQAGTHFNPYTYSDIQTIALHRHWIGDLPHSGNNRSHAAGGGHAHAGAMIYLGGSWPAEYRNQLFMNNIHGARLNEDRLAAKGSGYVGDRAPDFLLANDLWSQILNLQYGPDGQMFMIDWYDANQCHHGNAAGHDRTNGRIFKVSYRNAKPVKVDLRAKSDEELIELLLNENDWYVRHARRLLQERGVNPALHETLAKMAFEHADPTRRLRGLWALHAFGGLNEERILRGLTNDNPYVRGWTIQLALEDRKPSPATLAKLAGLAQSDPSPIVRLYLASAADRLSLDQRAPIVLGLVAHGEDAGDHNLPLMYWYAAEPLVEWNPAEAATMLDRARVSLVRQYLARRLAQFASPEALAILVKRLGVENVGSQRELLEQFNVGLQGKRQLSMPDGWNDVYERLLKTGDAQISSLATAIALTFGDQRAFGRLEQTLSDAKSSNTARQEALAALVKERDANLPPILHRLLDDAAMRRPAIRALAAFADPHTANLLLKMYAGLNADEKPDALATLVSRSDYAADLLRAVGENRVARADLSGELVRQIRNLKDKRLDEEINKVWGTVNDTPEERRKLMEHYKALASKPGTPPDAMLGRALFAKTCQQCHTLFVVGGKVGPDITGSNRANLDYLVSNLVDPSALIGKDYQATVIQMSDGRTLTGIVRNENQDSLELALANETVTVLKSDIEERELSAKSMMPDDQLKPFSDHQVRSLVAYLSSPSQTPMLATAENVSLFFNGRDLTGWRGNEELWSVDEGEIVGKTTGLARNEFLVSDLAAGDFHLSLDVKLVGNAGNSGIQFRSEALDGGEVKGYQADVGAGWWGKLYEENGRGLLWDKSGEAHVKPGEWNQYEIVAEGGKIITRINGQDCVELDDPAGGKRGVFALQLHSGGATEVRFRNLKLELLPPTTATDSAAAGQ from the coding sequence ATGCGTATCCCCGTGCTTTGCCCGCTTGCGCTCATCGTCGCCGCGGTGTTCCTGGTTTCCGCCGGCGCGGCGGCCGAACCCGACCGCGGCGGCGTGTTGCCCCTCGGCGCCGACGGCAAACCGCTCAACCTCGGCTTCGAAACCGGCACGCTCCGCGACTGGAAAGCCGAAGGCGAGGCGTTCGCCGGGCAGCCGGTCGAAGGCGACACGGTCTTTGCCCGACGTGGCGACATGCGCAGCCAGCACGTCGGCCGGTTCTGGATCGGCACCTACGAACGGCGGCAAGACCCGCCGCAAGGCACGCTCGCCAGCGTCGCCTTCAAGGTCACGCACCCCTATTGCAGCTTCCTCGTGGCCGGCGGACCCCACCCGGAAACGTGCGTGCAGCTTGTTCGCAAAGACACGGGCAAGGTCGTCTATCAGACCAGCGGCGAAACCACCGAGGACCTCAAGCCGGTGACGGTCGATCTGCGCGATTACGTCGGCAAGGAGATTTTCATTCGCCTGGTCGATCGGCACAGCGGCGGTTGGGGGCACATCAACTTCGACGACTTTCGTTTTCACGACACCAAGCCCGCCTATCCCACCAGGCCGGCAGCGCAGCCGCCCGACGTGTTTGCCCACGCGGGGCTGAGTCCCGAAGAAGCGGCCAAGGCGATGACCGTGCCCGACGGGTTCAAGGTGACGCTGTTTGCCGGCGAGCCGGACGTGGTGCAGCCGATCACCCAGGCCATCGACGACCGCGGCCGGCTGTGGGTGGCCGAGGCCTATTCCTATCCGCATCGCGTGCCGGAGGCGGAAGCCCATGACCGCATCTTGATCTTCGAAGATGAAGACGGCGACGGCCATTTCGACCGCCGCAAGGTGTTCATCGACAAGCTGAATCTGGTGAGCGGGCTGGAAGTGGGTTTTGGCGGCGTGTGGGTCGGCATGGCGCCGTACTTCCTGTTCATCCCCGACCGCGATGGCGACGACGTGCCCGATGCCAAGCCGCAAGTGCTGCTCGACGGCTGGGGATCGCACGATACGCACGAGACGCTGAACTCGTTTATTTGGGGTCCGGACGGTTGGCTGTATGGCTGCCACGGCGTGTTCACGCACTCGCGGGTCGGCAAGCCCGGCACGCCCGACGCGGAGCGGACGCCGATCAACGCCGGGCTGTGGCGTTATCATCCGACCAAGCACCGCTTCGAGGTGTTCGCCCACGGCACGAGCAATCCTTGGGGCGTCGACTTCAACGATCAGGGCCAGGCGTTTCTCACGGCCTGCGTCATTCCGCATCTCTACCATATGATCCAGGGCGGGCGTTATCAGCGGCAGGCCGGCACGCACTTCAATCCTTACACCTACAGCGACATTCAGACGATCGCCCTGCACCGGCACTGGATCGGCGACTTGCCGCATTCCGGCAACAACCGCTCCCACGCGGCGGGCGGTGGGCATGCCCATGCCGGGGCGATGATCTATCTGGGCGGAAGCTGGCCGGCCGAATATCGCAACCAGCTTTTCATGAACAACATCCACGGCGCCCGGCTGAATGAAGACCGGCTCGCGGCGAAAGGTTCGGGCTACGTCGGCGACCGCGCTCCCGATTTTTTGCTGGCCAACGACCTGTGGTCGCAGATATTGAACTTGCAATACGGCCCCGACGGGCAAATGTTCATGATCGACTGGTACGACGCCAATCAGTGTCATCACGGCAACGCCGCCGGGCACGATCGCACCAACGGCCGCATCTTCAAAGTCAGCTATCGGAACGCAAAGCCGGTGAAGGTCGATCTGCGCGCGAAGAGCGACGAAGAGTTGATCGAGCTGCTGCTGAACGAAAACGATTGGTATGTCCGCCATGCGAGGCGACTTTTGCAAGAGCGGGGCGTCAATCCGGCACTGCACGAGACGCTGGCGAAGATGGCCTTCGAGCACGCTGACCCGACGCGGCGGCTGCGCGGCTTATGGGCCCTACACGCATTCGGCGGACTGAACGAAGAACGAATCTTACGCGGGCTGACGAATGACAACCCTTATGTTCGCGGATGGACCATTCAGCTTGCCTTGGAAGACCGCAAGCCCTCGCCCGCCACGTTGGCAAAGCTCGCGGGCCTGGCCCAGAGCGATCCGTCGCCGATCGTGCGGCTGTATTTGGCGTCGGCGGCCGACCGGTTGTCGCTTGACCAGCGGGCACCGATCGTTCTGGGCTTGGTGGCGCATGGCGAGGACGCCGGCGACCACAATTTGCCGCTCATGTATTGGTACGCCGCCGAGCCGCTGGTCGAGTGGAATCCAGCGGAAGCCGCGACAATGCTCGATCGCGCGCGGGTGTCCTTGGTTCGTCAATATCTTGCTCGCCGGCTGGCGCAGTTCGCTTCGCCTGAAGCGCTGGCGATTCTGGTGAAGCGGCTCGGGGTAGAGAACGTTGGCTCGCAAAGAGAACTGCTGGAGCAATTCAACGTGGGCCTGCAAGGGAAGCGGCAACTCTCTATGCCGGACGGTTGGAACGATGTTTATGAGCGATTGTTGAAAACAGGCGATGCGCAGATTTCCTCGTTGGCCACCGCCATTGCCCTGACGTTCGGCGACCAACGGGCGTTCGGCCGGCTGGAGCAGACGCTGAGCGATGCCAAATCGAGCAACACGGCACGGCAGGAGGCACTGGCGGCGCTGGTCAAAGAGCGCGATGCGAACCTGCCGCCGATATTGCACCGCCTGCTCGACGACGCCGCGATGCGGCGGCCGGCCATTCGCGCCTTGGCCGCCTTCGCCGATCCGCATACGGCCAACCTGCTGCTCAAGATGTACGCGGGCTTGAATGCCGACGAAAAGCCCGACGCCCTGGCGACGCTCGTCTCGCGCAGCGACTATGCCGCGGACTTGCTGCGGGCGGTCGGCGAAAACCGCGTGGCCCGCGCCGATCTTTCGGGCGAACTGGTCCGTCAGATTCGCAACCTGAAAGACAAGCGGCTCGATGAAGAGATCAACAAGGTTTGGGGCACGGTCAACGACACGCCCGAAGAGCGGCGCAAGCTGATGGAGCATTACAAGGCGCTGGCGAGCAAGCCCGGCACGCCGCCTGACGCGATGCTCGGCCGGGCGTTGTTCGCTAAAACCTGCCAGCAATGTCACACGCTGTTTGTCGTCGGCGGCAAGGTCGGTCCCGACATCACCGGCTCGAACCGCGCCAATCTCGATTACCTCGTCAGCAACCTGGTCGATCCCAGCGCGCTGATCGGCAAAGATTATCAGGCGACGGTCATCCAGATGAGCGACGGCCGCACGTTGACGGGCATCGTGCGCAACGAAAACCAGGACTCGCTCGAGCTGGCCTTGGCCAACGAAACGGTCACGGTGCTCAAGAGCGATATTGAAGAGCGCGAGCTCAGCGCCAAGTCGATGATGCCCGACGACCAGCTCAAGCCGTTCAGCGACCACCAGGTCCGCTCACTGGTCGCCTATCTGTCCAGCCCATCGCAGACGCCGATGCTGGCGACGGCCGAGAACGTCTCGTTGTTTTTCAACGGCCGCGACCTGACCGGCTGGCGAGGCAACGAAGAACTGTGGAGCGTGGACGAGGGCGAAATCGTAGGGAAAACGACGGGCCTGGCCCGCAATGAGTTTCTCGTCAGCGACCTGGCGGCCGGCGATTTCCACTTGTCGTTGGACGTGAAGCTGGTCGGCAATGCCGGCAACAGCGGCATTCAATTCCGCAGCGAGGCGCTGGATGGCGGCGAGGTGAAAGGTTATCAGGCCGACGTCGGCGCCGGCTGGTGGGGCAAGCTTTACGAAGAGAACGGCCGCGGCTTGCTCTGGGACAAATCGGGCGAGGCGCACGTCAAGCCCGGCGAGTGGAACCAATACGAGATTGTGGCGGAAGGCGGCAAGATCATCACGCGCATCAACGGCCAGGATTGCGTCGAACTCGACGATCCCGCCGGCGGCAAGCGCGGCGTGTTTGCTTTGCAGCTTCATTCCGGCGGGGCGACCGAAGTGCGCTTCCGCAATTTGAAGCTGGAGCTTTTGCCGCCCACCACGGCCACGGACTCCGCCGCCGCCGGGCAATGA
- a CDS encoding YgiQ family radical SAM protein has product MNAPRQLDSLSLPIVGQAPAARRATRPLPMSPEEMLARGWNEVDVVFVTGDAYVDHPSFAMALLGRLLEAEGFRVAILSQPDWRSCEAWRTFGKPRLFFAVSAGNMDSMINHYTANRKVRNDDAYSPGGQIGRRPDRATLAYCQRAREAYKGVPVVAGGVEASLRRLAHYDYWSDKVRRSIILDCKADLVVFGMGERPIVEIAHRLARGESVRDLRELRGVVYRLGASELPPIENTIRLPSYEEVAADKRAFAQLTKIAHNETNPHNARRLVQYHDREAVVVNPPALPLGEAEMDRVYGLPYTRRPHPSYNDEPVPAFEVVKDSVQIMRGCFGGCTFCSITAHEGRIIQSRSQESVLAEVREMTADPKFSGVVSDIGGPTANMYQMRCTRPEVEARCRRLSCVHPTICKLLGTDHGPLIELMKKTRQEPGIKKVFVASGIRMDLARRSPEYMRELATHHVGGYMKVAPEHVDPKVLDLMKKPGQEDFLGFDREFKKASRAAGKKQYLVPYFIASHPGSDLDSMIELAIFLKRNGYRPDQVQDFIPSPFDIAACMYHTGLDPFTQKPVYIAKHLRDRKLQRALLQFFKPENYFEVRKALEQAGRQDLIGSGCDCLIPDKPPKEALDRRRRRANEEMGEQREGDHIRGRKQGYRPHRTTHGRRSR; this is encoded by the coding sequence ATGAACGCCCCTCGCCAACTCGATTCGCTCAGCCTGCCGATCGTCGGTCAGGCTCCCGCTGCGCGCCGGGCGACGCGGCCGCTGCCGATGTCGCCAGAGGAGATGCTGGCCCGCGGCTGGAATGAAGTCGATGTCGTGTTCGTCACGGGCGATGCCTACGTCGATCATCCCAGCTTCGCCATGGCCTTGTTGGGACGGCTGTTGGAGGCCGAGGGCTTTCGCGTGGCGATTCTCAGTCAGCCCGACTGGCGGTCGTGCGAGGCCTGGCGGACGTTCGGCAAACCGCGGCTGTTCTTCGCCGTGAGCGCCGGCAACATGGACTCGATGATCAACCACTATACCGCCAACCGCAAAGTGCGCAACGACGACGCCTACAGCCCCGGCGGGCAAATCGGCCGCCGGCCCGATCGGGCCACGCTGGCCTATTGCCAACGGGCACGCGAGGCGTATAAGGGCGTGCCCGTCGTCGCGGGCGGGGTCGAAGCCAGCCTCCGCCGGTTGGCCCATTACGATTACTGGAGCGACAAGGTCCGCCGCTCGATCATCCTCGATTGCAAGGCCGACCTGGTCGTGTTCGGCATGGGCGAGCGGCCGATCGTCGAAATCGCCCATCGGCTCGCCCGCGGCGAGAGCGTGCGCGATTTGCGCGAGCTGCGCGGCGTCGTGTATCGGCTGGGAGCCAGCGAATTGCCCCCCATCGAGAACACGATCAGGCTGCCGAGTTACGAAGAGGTCGCCGCCGACAAACGGGCGTTCGCGCAACTCACCAAGATCGCCCATAACGAAACCAATCCGCACAATGCCCGGCGGCTGGTGCAATATCACGATCGCGAGGCGGTGGTCGTCAATCCGCCGGCCCTGCCGCTGGGCGAAGCCGAGATGGACCGCGTCTACGGCTTGCCTTACACGCGGCGTCCGCATCCCAGTTATAACGACGAGCCGGTTCCGGCTTTTGAGGTGGTGAAAGACTCGGTGCAGATCATGCGCGGCTGCTTCGGCGGCTGCACGTTCTGCTCGATCACGGCCCACGAGGGCCGGATCATCCAGAGCCGCAGCCAGGAATCGGTGCTGGCCGAAGTCCGCGAGATGACCGCCGATCCGAAGTTTTCGGGCGTGGTGAGCGACATCGGCGGCCCCACAGCCAACATGTATCAGATGCGCTGCACGCGGCCGGAGGTCGAGGCCCGCTGCCGCCGCTTGAGCTGCGTTCATCCGACGATCTGCAAGCTGCTGGGCACCGATCATGGGCCGCTCATCGAGCTGATGAAAAAGACCCGCCAAGAGCCGGGCATCAAAAAAGTGTTCGTGGCCTCCGGCATCCGCATGGACCTGGCCCGCCGCAGTCCCGAATACATGCGCGAGCTGGCCACGCACCACGTCGGCGGCTATATGAAAGTCGCCCCGGAACACGTCGACCCCAAAGTGCTCGACCTGATGAAGAAGCCGGGCCAAGAAGACTTTTTGGGCTTCGACCGCGAGTTCAAAAAGGCCTCTCGCGCGGCCGGCAAGAAGCAGTATCTCGTTCCGTACTTCATCGCCAGCCATCCGGGCAGCGATCTCGATTCGATGATCGAGTTGGCGATTTTCCTGAAGCGAAACGGCTATCGGCCCGACCAGGTGCAGGACTTTATTCCCAGCCCGTTCGACATTGCGGCCTGCATGTACCACACGGGCCTCGACCCGTTCACGCAGAAGCCGGTCTACATCGCCAAGCATCTGCGCGACCGCAAGCTGCAGCGGGCCTTGCTGCAGTTCTTCAAGCCGGAGAATTATTTCGAGGTCCGCAAAGCTTTGGAGCAGGCGGGACGGCAAGACCTGATCGGATCGGGCTGCGATTGCCTGATACCGGATAAGCCGCCGAAGGAAGCGCTCGACCGGCGTCGTCGTCGCGCCAACGAAGAAATGGGCGAACAGCGCGAAGGCGACCACATCCGCGGCCGCAAGCAGGGATATCGTCCGCATCGCACGACGCATGGGCGGCGGTCGAGGTAG
- a CDS encoding Imm21 family immunity protein produces MAQQSICGIWFVNDGGPLIVLPRELLGYWQGDTAVPGRGGSSVGSDYKRACEAVHPAALLTVGPGFGLVIGAQDHIGTANWLVLTDQPVAALVGWSYGDDDSEAMVIELLRKEALPWRRLPCTIALSHGDVVLFHAASRGEELRELSSADGYAVIGGCVPLRLDPGHYMLEVLEAGGNLDHDSFGCVICRWVHVQRSD; encoded by the coding sequence ATGGCTCAACAGTCGATATGCGGGATTTGGTTTGTCAACGACGGCGGCCCTTTAATCGTTTTGCCTCGCGAGTTGCTTGGCTACTGGCAAGGCGATACGGCCGTTCCGGGGCGCGGTGGATCTTCTGTCGGCTCAGACTACAAGAGGGCATGCGAAGCAGTTCACCCTGCGGCGCTCCTCACCGTTGGACCGGGCTTCGGGCTCGTAATCGGCGCTCAGGATCATATCGGAACCGCGAACTGGCTGGTTCTCACTGACCAGCCGGTCGCCGCATTGGTGGGGTGGAGTTATGGCGATGATGACTCGGAGGCCATGGTCATCGAACTGCTTCGCAAAGAGGCTTTGCCTTGGCGACGGCTACCATGCACGATTGCGCTATCACACGGCGACGTCGTGTTGTTTCATGCAGCTTCTCGGGGCGAAGAGTTACGGGAGCTTTCTTCAGCGGACGGCTATGCGGTCATCGGTGGCTGCGTTCCATTACGGTTAGATCCGGGCCACTACATGCTGGAAGTGCTGGAGGCCGGGGGCAATCTCGATCACGACAGTTTCGGCTGCGTCATCTGTCGGTGGGTTCACGTCCAGCGGAGCGACTAA
- a CDS encoding prolyl oligopeptidase family serine peptidase, with amino-acid sequence MMKERRQFGLWSSPITPASLAEGRRLDGVAWDSDGQTLVWLEGRSGRGVLVAATGDDAPRDLTADLSVRAEVGYGGGDFTVHGGWVYFVVHKTGRIYRQPLSGGGATAITPAFGQAAAPVVSPDGRWLAYVHHDDPHDRIAVVDAAGKGWPQILTAGRDFYLQPRWSADGKQFSWIGWDHPNMPWDGTRLYLADVIEGDGLPRLSNVRQIAGGDDVAIFQPEFTRDGRFLVYVSDETGWGRLAAQELATGQARWLTPEGVEFGMPAWVQDMRTYAICADGRTLVAAGNQNGRHRLQVLDIVETGKADAIDDLAGYGDVSSIAASPAGAKFAFIASGPKTPPRVVTHDLQTNQTHVLARSAGETVPAASLADCQAITWDTAGGSEAHGLLYRPASEEFEGTGRPPLIVLIHGGPTSQVRAGWRAEAQFFATRGYAVLLVNYRGSTGYGRDYMLRLRGNWGICDVEDAVSGMRHLADADEIDGQRTVIMGGSAGGFTVLQTMVVEPEAFTAGISLYGVANQFSLASDTHKFESRYLDSMLGPLPEAAAVYRERSPVFHAAKIRRPLAVFQGGIDTVVPKDQAESIVEALRRNGTPHIYHVYDDEGHGWRKRETIEHFYRAVEEFLKRHVIFA; translated from the coding sequence ATGATGAAAGAACGCCGGCAATTTGGTCTGTGGTCCAGCCCGATCACGCCCGCCAGCCTGGCCGAAGGGCGACGGCTGGACGGCGTCGCGTGGGACAGCGACGGGCAGACGCTGGTTTGGCTCGAAGGCCGCTCCGGCCGGGGCGTGCTGGTGGCCGCGACCGGCGACGACGCTCCCCGCGATCTGACGGCCGACTTGAGCGTGCGTGCCGAAGTCGGTTACGGCGGCGGCGACTTCACGGTCCACGGCGGTTGGGTCTACTTCGTGGTCCACAAAACCGGGCGGATCTATCGGCAGCCATTGTCGGGCGGCGGCGCGACGGCCATCACGCCCGCCTTCGGCCAAGCGGCCGCGCCGGTGGTTTCGCCCGACGGTCGCTGGCTTGCCTACGTACACCATGACGACCCGCACGACCGGATTGCCGTGGTCGATGCGGCCGGCAAGGGCTGGCCGCAAATTCTCACCGCCGGCCGCGACTTTTACCTGCAGCCGCGGTGGAGCGCCGACGGCAAACAGTTTTCCTGGATCGGCTGGGATCATCCCAACATGCCCTGGGACGGCACGCGGCTTTACCTGGCCGACGTGATCGAGGGCGACGGCCTGCCGCGGCTGAGTAATGTCCGGCAGATTGCGGGCGGCGACGACGTGGCGATCTTTCAGCCGGAGTTTACGCGCGACGGCCGCTTTCTGGTTTACGTTTCCGACGAAACCGGTTGGGGCCGACTGGCGGCGCAGGAGTTGGCGACGGGCCAGGCGCGTTGGCTGACTCCGGAGGGCGTCGAATTCGGCATGCCCGCCTGGGTGCAAGACATGCGCACCTACGCGATCTGCGCCGACGGTCGCACGCTGGTCGCGGCAGGAAACCAAAATGGCCGCCACCGGCTGCAGGTGCTCGACATCGTCGAGACGGGAAAAGCCGACGCGATCGATGATCTTGCGGGCTACGGCGATGTCTCGTCGATTGCCGCCTCGCCGGCCGGCGCCAAGTTCGCTTTCATTGCCAGCGGGCCGAAAACGCCGCCCCGCGTCGTGACGCACGACCTGCAAACGAATCAAACCCACGTGTTGGCCCGCTCGGCCGGCGAGACCGTGCCCGCCGCGTCGCTCGCCGATTGCCAGGCCATCACGTGGGACACGGCGGGCGGCAGCGAGGCGCACGGTCTGCTTTATCGTCCCGCGAGCGAAGAGTTCGAAGGGACCGGCCGGCCGCCGCTGATCGTGCTGATTCACGGCGGGCCGACGTCGCAAGTCCGGGCCGGCTGGCGGGCCGAGGCGCAGTTCTTCGCCACCCGCGGCTACGCCGTGCTGCTGGTCAACTATCGCGGCAGCACCGGCTACGGCCGCGATTACATGCTGCGGCTCCGCGGCAACTGGGGCATTTGCGACGTCGAGGACGCGGTGAGCGGAATGCGACACTTGGCTGACGCCGACGAGATCGACGGCCAGCGGACAGTGATCATGGGCGGCAGCGCCGGCGGTTTTACCGTATTGCAAACGATGGTCGTCGAGCCGGAAGCCTTCACAGCGGGCATCTCGCTGTATGGCGTGGCCAACCAGTTCAGCCTGGCCTCGGACACGCACAAGTTCGAGAGCCGCTATCTCGATTCGATGTTGGGGCCGTTGCCCGAAGCGGCGGCCGTTTATCGCGAGCGTTCGCCCGTGTTTCACGCCGCAAAGATCCGCCGTCCGTTGGCGGTGTTTCAGGGCGGCATCGACACGGTGGTGCCGAAGGACCAGGCCGAGTCGATCGTCGAGGCCCTGCGCCGCAACGGCACTCCGCACATCTACCACGTCTACGACGACGAAGGCCACGGCTGGCGAAAGCGGGAGACGATCGAGCATTTTTATCGGGCGGTGGAGGAGTTTTTGAAACGGCATGTAATCTTCGCGTAG
- a CDS encoding universal stress protein encodes MNATSFFHKILVPIDFSETASVALAQAVTMAKRLGAAVTVMHVIPQVEGSAAFSPGPDAIMAAWQPSEGVAEIEEQLQATAEQHLREAVEPYRGQGVEISCQTLWGTPFIEIIHAVLEEGHDLVMVGTRGRSAISRMLVGSTSSKLVRKCPCPVWVVKPEAKSTLDAILAPIDFSDVGHESLRLAAALAAQFHAELHVLHVFAPEHSYYLDFMPEDDLDLARQRGRHESVARLQTFVKESALPVEPALHAEWGEVVPRTLATAEQIDAGLIVMGTLGRAGVAGLLIGNTAENILHTSQRPLLAVKPLGYVSPVVPRFAAVEV; translated from the coding sequence GTGAATGCGACGTCCTTCTTTCACAAGATTCTTGTTCCGATTGATTTCTCCGAGACGGCGTCCGTCGCTTTGGCCCAAGCCGTGACAATGGCGAAGCGCCTCGGCGCGGCGGTCACGGTGATGCACGTCATTCCGCAGGTGGAAGGCTCGGCCGCTTTTTCGCCGGGGCCGGATGCAATCATGGCCGCATGGCAGCCGTCGGAGGGCGTCGCCGAAATCGAAGAGCAATTGCAGGCCACCGCCGAGCAGCACTTGCGCGAGGCCGTGGAGCCCTATCGCGGCCAAGGCGTCGAGATCAGTTGCCAGACGCTGTGGGGGACGCCTTTCATCGAGATCATCCATGCCGTCCTCGAGGAAGGGCACGACCTGGTGATGGTGGGCACGCGGGGCCGCTCGGCCATTTCCAGGATGTTGGTCGGCAGCACCTCGTCGAAGCTGGTCCGCAAGTGTCCTTGCCCGGTGTGGGTCGTCAAGCCGGAGGCAAAAAGCACGCTGGACGCCATCTTGGCGCCGATCGACTTCTCGGATGTGGGCCACGAGTCGTTGCGGCTGGCCGCGGCCCTGGCCGCGCAGTTTCATGCCGAGCTGCACGTGCTGCACGTTTTCGCGCCGGAACATTCGTACTATCTCGATTTCATGCCCGAAGACGATCTCGACCTGGCCCGCCAGCGGGGGCGTCACGAGTCGGTCGCGCGACTGCAAACGTTTGTGAAAGAGTCGGCCCTGCCGGTCGAACCGGCGCTGCACGCGGAGTGGGGCGAAGTCGTGCCCCGCACGCTGGCCACAGCCGAGCAGATCGACGCGGGTTTGATCGTGATGGGCACGTTGGGCCGTGCGGGCGTGGCCGGGCTATTGATTGGCAACACGGCCGAAAACATCTTGCACACCAGCCAGCGGCCGCTGCTGGCGGTGAAGCCCCTGGGTTACGTTTCGCCCGTCGTGCCAAGATTTGCCGCCGTCGAGGTGTGA